The following proteins are encoded in a genomic region of Tenacibaculum sp. 190524A05c:
- a CDS encoding tetratricopeptide repeat protein, producing MNTKFIFIFYTFSLLIQPCFSQNMSRDSIVDKFEKDISNAVNDSARIQSYISLGNYFLTTSFYEAEKTYNLAIEELKNSKEILSIHKANVFGQLGVIYKRKGDYAKAMEYYLKSKQYYKELEDSSNVANLMHNIAMIYRSQKEYKKAIKNFKNVIGIKRKLGDKVGEGIAYNMLGVVYRKNKQLDSAEISYNRAKTLFIQEKSKRNLPRVDSNLAALYHYQKNYKKSIELHLVNIEYYSKINKLTSLFSSHYNISKTYSVIQQYNKANFHIDEAIQIAKKLNLKDKLSRAYLRKSVFQSDLGYFKTALEYYKKHKKYSDSVYNVSVVKKLQKLELTYKFNKQKQADSLRFVAEKNQLELTKEKEESKKQVYFLLFIVAVLLSILGSILLRIYFKKKNELIIERFEKKEIALKQYTQSLLTKIEEQELELVQKNQERDENTLNKKLHNSIANKILTKEDWYNFKEKFNQVYPLFFKKIKDSGVQLTNSEERLVSLEKLGLDNNQIAKVLGISLDSVFVNRYRLRKKINAPKEVSIIDFLESKKAYN from the coding sequence ATGAATACTAAGTTTATTTTCATCTTTTATACGTTTAGCTTATTAATTCAGCCATGTTTTTCTCAAAATATGTCAAGAGATAGTATTGTAGATAAATTTGAAAAAGACATTAGTAATGCGGTTAATGATTCTGCTAGAATTCAATCTTATATATCCTTAGGGAACTATTTTTTAACCACTAGTTTTTATGAAGCAGAGAAGACCTACAATTTAGCAATAGAAGAGCTTAAAAATTCTAAGGAGATTTTAAGTATTCACAAGGCTAATGTATTTGGACAATTAGGTGTTATTTACAAGAGAAAGGGTGATTACGCTAAAGCAATGGAGTACTATCTCAAGTCTAAACAATATTATAAAGAGTTAGAAGACTCTTCAAATGTTGCCAATTTGATGCATAATATTGCTATGATTTACCGCAGTCAGAAAGAATATAAAAAAGCTATAAAAAATTTTAAGAATGTAATTGGAATTAAAAGAAAATTAGGCGACAAAGTAGGAGAGGGAATAGCTTATAATATGTTAGGTGTCGTTTACAGAAAAAACAAACAATTAGATTCGGCTGAGATTTCCTACAATAGAGCAAAAACACTTTTTATTCAGGAGAAAAGTAAACGAAATTTACCACGAGTCGATTCGAATTTAGCAGCATTATATCATTATCAAAAAAACTATAAAAAATCAATAGAACTTCATTTAGTGAATATTGAGTATTACAGTAAAATAAACAAACTAACATCTTTATTTAGTAGTCATTATAATATTTCAAAAACATACTCAGTAATTCAACAATATAATAAAGCCAATTTTCATATTGATGAAGCTATCCAAATTGCCAAGAAGTTAAATTTAAAAGATAAACTTTCTAGAGCTTATTTACGAAAAAGTGTTTTTCAGTCGGACTTAGGATATTTTAAAACAGCATTGGAGTATTACAAAAAGCATAAAAAATATTCAGATTCTGTATATAATGTTTCAGTTGTAAAAAAGTTACAGAAGTTAGAATTAACATATAAATTCAATAAACAAAAACAGGCCGATAGTCTAAGATTTGTGGCAGAGAAAAACCAACTTGAATTAACTAAAGAAAAGGAGGAGAGCAAAAAGCAAGTGTATTTTTTATTATTTATTGTTGCTGTGTTACTTTCTATTTTAGGAAGTATTTTGCTGAGAATATACTTCAAGAAAAAAAATGAGCTTATAATTGAGCGTTTTGAAAAGAAAGAAATTGCACTTAAACAATATACCCAATCGTTATTAACTAAAATTGAAGAGCAAGAGTTAGAGCTGGTTCAAAAAAACCAGGAAAGAGACGAAAATACGCTAAATAAAAAATTACATAATAGTATAGCCAATAAAATTCTAACTAAAGAAGATTGGTATAATTTTAAAGAAAAGTTTAATCAAGTTTATCCACTGTTTTTTAAGAAAATAAAAGATAGTGGAGTGCAATTGACAAACTCAGAAGAACGATTAGTTTCGTTGGAAAAATTAGGGTTAGATAATAATCAAATTGCTAAAGTTTTAGGGATTTCTTTAGATAGTGTTTTTGTTAATAGATATAGACTTCGTAAAAAGATTAATGCTCCTAAAGAGGTATCAATAATTGATTTTCTAGAGTCCAAGAAAGCATATAATTAA
- a CDS encoding sigma-70 family RNA polymerase sigma factor: MSDQKKSLCVERNFDSLFNSHYETARNYIYYKCGNLQQAEDIVQDAFVKMWKKCAEVIFEKAKSLLYTICNNAMRNEFDHQKVVLKHRNTAVKAEKNNESPDFLLEMEDFRTKLETAIANLSDKEREVFLLSRIDKKSYKEIAAITNISVKAVERRMSNAFINLRKVLGDHLKF; the protein is encoded by the coding sequence ATGTCTGATCAAAAAAAATCTCTTTGCGTAGAACGTAATTTCGATTCGCTGTTTAATTCACATTACGAAACGGCGAGAAATTATATATATTATAAATGCGGTAATTTACAGCAAGCTGAAGATATAGTGCAAGATGCATTTGTAAAAATGTGGAAAAAATGTGCTGAAGTAATTTTTGAAAAGGCTAAATCGCTTTTATATACCATTTGTAACAATGCAATGCGAAATGAATTTGATCATCAAAAGGTAGTTTTAAAGCATAGAAATACAGCTGTAAAAGCAGAAAAAAATAATGAAAGTCCTGACTTTTTATTAGAAATGGAAGATTTTAGAACCAAACTAGAAACTGCAATAGCTAATTTATCTGATAAAGAACGAGAAGTTTTCTTATTAAGTCGAATTGATAAAAAGAGTTACAAAGAAATAGCAGCCATTACAAACATTTCGGTGAAGGCTGTAGAACGTAGAATGAGTAATGCATTTATCAATTTAAGAAAAGTGTTAGGAGACCATTTAAAATTTTAA
- a CDS encoding FecR family protein, translating into MSEQNTYESDSSFLARWAENKLSKEELSEFQKTEAYKDFQRINEVAQQFEAPTLDLEAALTKTKLKTHPKTKVISLKKYWYAAAASVVILLGTISFLNSSISYTVPNGGTALAVSLPDGSKVQLNAGSKLSHKRFFWKNNRALNLDGEAYFEVEKGKKFSVETTYGTVSVLGTKFNVKARKSNFDLKCFEGAVRFDQKNTNNYKILYQNDRISITNSTTIKEEKSTESLPNWLQQLSIYKAQSLQIVLDDLAIQYAIKIENKSTDLSRLFSGSFIHNNLETALKTTLTPMGISYTLSEDKKTVYLP; encoded by the coding sequence ATGAGCGAACAAAATACATACGAATCAGATTCTTCTTTTTTAGCACGTTGGGCTGAAAATAAGTTGAGTAAAGAGGAACTTTCTGAGTTCCAGAAAACTGAGGCTTATAAAGATTTTCAACGTATTAATGAAGTAGCTCAGCAGTTTGAAGCTCCTACCTTAGATTTAGAAGCTGCTTTAACTAAAACGAAACTTAAAACACATCCTAAAACAAAAGTTATCTCCTTAAAAAAATACTGGTATGCGGCAGCCGCATCTGTTGTTATTTTACTTGGAACAATTAGCTTTTTAAACTCATCAATATCTTACACCGTTCCAAATGGAGGAACTGCACTCGCTGTTAGTTTACCAGATGGCTCAAAAGTGCAATTAAATGCAGGCTCTAAATTGTCGCATAAACGATTTTTCTGGAAGAACAATAGAGCTCTTAATTTAGATGGTGAGGCTTATTTTGAAGTAGAAAAAGGAAAGAAATTTAGTGTTGAAACTACCTATGGTACTGTGTCTGTTTTAGGAACAAAATTCAATGTAAAAGCAAGAAAAAGCAATTTTGATTTAAAGTGTTTTGAAGGTGCCGTTAGATTTGATCAAAAAAATACAAACAACTACAAAATATTATACCAAAACGATAGAATTTCTATAACCAATAGTACTACTATCAAAGAAGAAAAATCAACTGAAAGCTTACCGAATTGGTTACAGCAACTAAGTATTTACAAAGCGCAATCTTTACAAATTGTATTAGATGATTTAGCTATTCAATATGCAATTAAGATTGAAAATAAATCTACAGATTTATCTCGCTTATTTTCAGGAAGTTTTATTCATAACAATCTAGAAACGGCTTTAAAAACTACCTTGACTCCTATGGGGATTTCGTATACCTTATCAGAAGACAAGAAAACTGTTTATTTACCCTAA
- a CDS encoding TonB-dependent receptor — translation MHIRIFSLLFLFISLFANAQKEITVNYNDTPLSKVLKDIETKSGILFSFAPEVILNQKVTLTKKITLKDLLIEIEQQTDLNFERISDQQIIITKEVTICGYVIDANTKTPVAYADVILDEKNYTTTDEKGYFAFNNLPYTKSSVTLKFNLIGYQNTEIPLKTGTNCPTIELQSQINELNEVVVLGYVTSGIDRKKDGSIAVDSKRLGILPGLVSPDISQSIQLIPGISTLDESATGIQIRGGSPDQNLILYDDIKLFNTGYFYGMFSLFNPFATQKATIFRSGTSASYGDRISGIIDISSGDLIPKKTEGGFEIDGLSVNGYIKTPLSDKLAIYAFARRSYNDIIETPTYNSYEDKIFTNFGVAQDVNGNILLLETDDDFSPDSSNNDFSFADVNSKIIYKPNDKNTLAVSGLYTRNRLDFDFLGGDELVIDSLKTQNKGLSFKWNHISNEKQQEKLTAYYSEYNSFYQNNEIKDETGDNIPELAEINIRKNDILDVGVNFTSTTQIKDFQKLTLGYQFSYTDLDILLSKENPVDAELEQSIQDDENYKNALFGEYTISFANKGFINGGLRFVHYSSLNEFLVEPRVNFEYPLSKTLRFKTAIERRNQPISQLVEFNHTELRLENELWRLSDDGQFPLLTSNQISGGLLYQSKNVTIDADAYYKELDGLTTFTNGFSNPLENLENGESTIKGLDVLLKYKYNNYKVWAGYTYNDITFKFPNLEDTPDRFPGNNDITHQFRISNTLKLKNWQFSLGWQFRSGKPITPVNSYTIEIDADGENAGVVDFGAVNSDRLPDFHRLDASILHDFKINLGSKKLNAQFGLSFLNIYNRVKPLNLIYKAERKPLDDGGIAIPGTTGSNPDELEVILEQVIQRFSLGFTPNAVFRIQF, via the coding sequence ATGCACATACGTATATTCTCCCTACTATTCTTATTCATTAGTCTTTTTGCGAATGCACAAAAAGAAATTACTGTAAACTACAACGATACTCCTTTAAGTAAAGTTTTAAAAGATATCGAGACAAAATCAGGTATCTTATTTTCTTTTGCTCCAGAAGTTATTCTAAATCAAAAAGTAACGTTAACAAAAAAAATCACCTTAAAAGATTTACTCATTGAAATTGAACAACAAACGGATTTAAATTTCGAAAGAATTTCAGATCAACAGATAATAATTACAAAAGAAGTAACTATTTGTGGTTATGTTATTGATGCAAATACAAAAACTCCTGTTGCCTATGCTGATGTGATTTTAGACGAAAAGAACTATACAACAACAGATGAAAAAGGATATTTTGCATTCAACAATTTACCTTATACCAAATCTTCTGTAACACTAAAATTCAATTTAATAGGATATCAAAACACCGAGATTCCTTTAAAAACTGGTACTAATTGTCCCACTATAGAACTTCAATCACAAATTAACGAGTTAAACGAGGTTGTAGTTCTTGGTTATGTGACGTCTGGAATTGATAGAAAAAAAGATGGTTCTATTGCTGTTGACAGTAAACGATTAGGAATTTTACCAGGATTGGTAAGTCCTGATATTTCTCAAAGTATTCAATTAATTCCAGGGATTTCTACATTAGACGAATCTGCCACGGGAATTCAAATTCGAGGAGGATCACCAGATCAAAACTTAATATTATATGATGATATAAAGCTATTCAATACTGGATATTTTTACGGAATGTTTTCTTTGTTTAATCCATTTGCAACACAAAAAGCAACAATCTTCAGATCTGGTACAAGTGCAAGTTATGGGGATAGAATTTCGGGAATTATAGATATTTCTAGTGGAGATCTTATTCCGAAAAAAACAGAAGGTGGATTTGAAATTGATGGTCTTTCTGTAAACGGTTATATCAAAACTCCTTTATCCGATAAACTTGCTATTTATGCATTCGCTAGACGTTCGTATAACGATATTATAGAAACACCAACTTACAATAGTTATGAAGACAAAATATTCACCAATTTTGGTGTTGCTCAAGATGTAAATGGTAATATTTTACTTTTAGAAACGGATGATGATTTTAGTCCGGATAGTAGTAATAATGACTTTTCTTTTGCTGATGTAAACTCAAAGATTATTTATAAACCAAACGATAAAAATACACTCGCTGTGAGTGGTTTATACACAAGAAATCGTTTAGATTTTGATTTTTTAGGAGGTGATGAATTAGTAATTGATTCATTAAAAACTCAAAATAAAGGTTTAAGCTTCAAATGGAATCATATCTCAAATGAAAAGCAACAAGAGAAATTAACTGCTTATTATTCAGAATATAATTCGTTTTACCAAAATAACGAGATTAAAGACGAAACTGGAGATAATATTCCTGAATTGGCTGAAATTAATATTCGTAAAAACGATATTCTGGATGTTGGTGTAAACTTCACCTCTACTACTCAAATTAAAGATTTTCAAAAGTTAACTTTGGGATATCAATTCTCTTATACAGATTTAGATATCTTATTAAGCAAAGAAAACCCTGTTGATGCAGAACTTGAACAATCAATTCAAGATGATGAAAACTATAAAAATGCACTATTTGGAGAATACACTATTAGCTTTGCCAATAAGGGATTTATAAATGGTGGATTACGTTTTGTACATTATAGTTCTTTGAACGAGTTTTTAGTTGAACCACGCGTAAACTTTGAATATCCATTAAGCAAAACATTACGTTTTAAAACTGCCATAGAAAGAAGAAACCAACCTATCTCTCAATTGGTTGAATTCAATCATACTGAATTACGTCTAGAAAATGAATTATGGCGTTTATCTGACGATGGACAATTTCCTTTATTAACTAGTAATCAAATATCGGGTGGATTATTGTATCAATCAAAAAATGTAACTATTGATGCTGATGCTTACTATAAAGAATTGGACGGATTAACAACGTTTACTAACGGTTTTAGCAATCCTTTAGAGAATTTAGAAAATGGAGAAAGTACCATTAAAGGTTTAGATGTTTTACTAAAATATAAGTACAATAATTATAAAGTTTGGGCTGGTTATACTTATAACGACATTACTTTTAAGTTTCCTAATTTAGAAGATACACCAGACCGTTTCCCAGGAAACAACGACATTACACACCAATTTAGAATATCTAACACATTAAAGTTAAAGAACTGGCAATTTTCTTTAGGTTGGCAATTTCGTTCAGGAAAACCAATTACTCCTGTAAATAGTTATACGATTGAAATTGATGCAGATGGAGAAAATGCTGGAGTGGTAGATTTTGGAGCTGTAAACAGTGATCGTTTACCAGACTTTCACCGATTAGATGCTTCTATTCTCCATGACTTTAAAATTAATTTAGGAAGTAAGAAATTAAATGCTCAGTTCGGGTTGTCGTTTTTAAATATTTATAACAGAGTTAAGCCTTTAAATTTAATTTACAAAGCTGAACGCAAACCTTTAGATGATGGAGGAATTGCTATTCCTGGAACTACAGGATCTAACCCAGATGAATTAGAGGTTATTTTAGAACAAGTGATACAACGATTTTCTTTAGGCTTTACTCCTAACGCGGTATTTAGAATTCAGTTTTAA
- a CDS encoding CHAT domain-containing protein produces MLIHQSNKDIKSNHTTIFTRGKVIFLFVLLYSFTNTYSQEVSKAFDSIVSLPGAYIEKLELYDQLLSSHKEKKDYKFLGNDAHELAKKIFKQDLDKAIYYNQIGLEAKSKVVPIDTCLLKTSYFNVGYYNKRKKAYKIAIEGYKKSLEFPDCRNFDRSSRRNIALSYSAIAEDFVNKEDYFYAAENYEKAIPYIDSTRLVLKINTHLNLGRVYKSLRGEKSGEKALENFFIAESFYDQLPKFKEEDKFGIYYTIAGQYLQNGKELDKASLYYDKALKLVHKVTNTEEIKKFYFNLGYSYKEGNYKKAEEYCLKSLEYSDQNDPFRTRIFLGLGETSSLHGFYKDSQKYYLKSLSQFLGKTFDNEPQTITKEELQKAGNKELLLELFRTQMENWDRMLEKKNDEYISQLIIRKAKQSDDLVSIMLRDDLSYNSKLLLRDLLSEVYILALEACYRTNNVEDAFYFIEKNKAILLIGKLKKQRNNVSKDSSTVITKSYFNNPNTIEIIKLKDVSLNENEVVINYIMAERLAGKIPDAYGIFLSDNKRQLFKIKETDKLTNKVKAFRLLLDKPFETENDKQTYFSLGNELFNLVIPKEVQGELSNKKITILGDHVINFIPFESLVPFRDKQQYLIEFNEIAYDYSLTFKKENKIIKTSASNDFIGIAPVDFFGKLVSLKESEKEVSLGEDLYSGKILSGNKATIENFKEKAKDYRILHLATHANASDTINPWIAFRNAKLKSSQLDSIKINADLVVLSACNTSLGKLNRGEGVLSLARNFFASGAKTVIPSLWEVNDKATTNITSEFYKNLSNGKSKSEALRNAKLNYLNNNSDAEASPYYWASLIVIGNTSTIKPQFQFSLYTKIGLAIIIVLIVFFTLKRFL; encoded by the coding sequence ATGCTAATACACCAATCGAATAAGGATATAAAATCAAATCATACTACAATATTTACAAGAGGAAAAGTAATTTTCCTCTTTGTGCTTTTATATAGTTTCACTAATACATATAGTCAAGAAGTTTCTAAAGCTTTTGACTCTATAGTTTCTTTACCTGGAGCGTATATTGAGAAATTAGAATTATACGATCAGCTATTAAGTTCTCATAAAGAGAAAAAAGATTATAAATTCCTCGGTAATGATGCTCACGAACTAGCAAAGAAAATATTTAAGCAGGATCTAGATAAAGCTATTTATTATAATCAGATAGGATTAGAAGCTAAAAGTAAAGTTGTTCCTATTGATACTTGTTTATTAAAAACTAGCTACTTTAATGTAGGGTATTACAACAAGAGAAAAAAAGCATATAAAATTGCAATTGAAGGATATAAAAAATCTTTAGAATTTCCTGATTGTAGGAATTTTGATAGAAGCTCTAGAAGAAATATTGCTCTTTCATATAGCGCTATAGCAGAAGATTTTGTGAATAAAGAGGATTATTTTTATGCTGCGGAGAATTATGAAAAAGCAATACCATATATAGATTCTACACGATTAGTATTAAAAATCAACACACATTTAAATTTAGGAAGAGTATATAAGTCTCTAAGAGGAGAAAAGTCAGGTGAAAAGGCATTGGAAAATTTCTTTATTGCAGAATCGTTTTATGATCAACTTCCAAAGTTTAAAGAAGAAGATAAATTCGGAATTTATTATACCATAGCAGGTCAGTATTTACAGAACGGGAAGGAATTGGATAAGGCATCTTTGTATTATGACAAAGCTCTAAAGCTGGTTCATAAAGTTACCAATACAGAGGAGATAAAAAAATTCTACTTTAATCTGGGTTACTCTTACAAGGAGGGAAACTATAAAAAGGCTGAGGAGTACTGTTTAAAATCATTAGAGTATTCAGACCAAAATGATCCTTTCAGAACGAGAATATTTTTGGGCTTAGGCGAAACTTCATCATTACATGGGTTTTATAAAGACTCTCAAAAATATTATTTAAAATCATTATCTCAATTCCTTGGTAAAACTTTTGATAATGAACCACAAACTATAACCAAAGAAGAGTTACAAAAAGCAGGTAACAAAGAACTTCTTTTAGAGTTATTTAGAACTCAAATGGAAAATTGGGATCGAATGTTAGAGAAAAAAAATGATGAATATATTTCTCAATTGATTATTCGTAAGGCAAAACAATCAGATGATTTAGTAAGCATTATGTTAAGAGATGATTTATCATATAATTCTAAATTACTATTAAGAGATTTATTATCTGAAGTCTATATTTTGGCATTAGAGGCTTGTTATAGAACAAATAATGTGGAGGATGCTTTTTATTTTATTGAAAAAAACAAAGCAATTCTTTTAATAGGAAAATTAAAAAAACAAAGAAATAACGTCTCAAAAGATTCATCAACAGTCATTACTAAGAGCTACTTTAATAACCCAAATACTATTGAAATAATAAAATTAAAGGACGTAAGTTTAAATGAAAATGAAGTGGTAATTAACTATATAATGGCAGAGCGTTTGGCTGGTAAAATTCCTGATGCTTACGGAATCTTTTTATCTGATAATAAGCGGCAATTATTCAAAATTAAGGAGACAGATAAGTTAACGAATAAAGTTAAAGCGTTTAGACTTTTATTAGATAAACCTTTCGAAACTGAAAATGATAAACAGACGTATTTCAGCTTAGGAAATGAATTATTTAACTTGGTAATTCCTAAAGAAGTACAAGGAGAACTTTCAAACAAAAAGATAACGATTTTAGGAGATCATGTGATTAATTTTATTCCTTTTGAATCATTAGTTCCTTTTCGAGATAAGCAGCAATATCTGATTGAATTTAATGAGATTGCCTATGACTATTCATTAACTTTTAAAAAGGAAAATAAGATCATTAAAACATCTGCTTCAAATGATTTTATTGGAATTGCACCCGTTGATTTTTTTGGAAAATTAGTATCCTTAAAAGAAAGTGAAAAAGAAGTTTCATTAGGTGAAGATTTATATTCTGGGAAAATTTTATCAGGAAATAAAGCAACGATTGAAAACTTTAAAGAAAAAGCAAAAGATTATAGAATATTGCACCTAGCAACTCATGCGAATGCATCGGATACGATTAATCCTTGGATTGCGTTTAGAAATGCTAAATTAAAATCCTCACAACTAGACTCCATAAAGATAAATGCTGATTTAGTCGTATTAAGTGCTTGTAATACTTCACTTGGAAAGCTAAATAGAGGAGAGGGAGTATTAAGTTTGGCTAGAAACTTTTTTGCTTCAGGAGCTAAAACTGTTATTCCTTCATTATGGGAAGTAAATGATAAAGCAACAACTAATATTACTTCAGAGTTTTACAAAAACTTAAGTAATGGAAAATCAAAATCAGAAGCTCTACGTAACGCAAAACTGAATTATTTAAATAATAACTCAGATGCTGAAGCTTCGCCATATTATTGGGCGTCGTTAATTGTAATTGGTAATACATCTACTATAAAACCGCAATTTCAGTTTTCGTTATATACTAAAATAGGATTAGCCATAATAATAGTACTAATTGTATTTTTTACGCTGAAAAGATTTTTGTAA
- a CDS encoding RNA polymerase sigma factor: MSDVTIDQLSELAKGNRKIINNLYINVFPKIKSYVMKNNGYSEDAEDIFQKVLIQVIARYKNKPFEIKSTLDGFLYVAASNLWKRELNKRKREVTNDKVIELLSEEDDIVMASLEQEKWELFQEKLNDISENCKALLKLFFKKVPYKEIVVQLGYKTDNVVRQRIFNCKSQLTKAIQNDARFNEFN, translated from the coding sequence ATGAGTGATGTCACTATAGATCAACTTAGCGAGTTAGCCAAAGGAAATAGAAAGATTATAAACAATCTTTACATTAACGTATTTCCAAAAATTAAAAGCTATGTAATGAAAAATAACGGCTACAGTGAAGATGCAGAAGATATTTTTCAAAAAGTACTAATTCAAGTTATTGCTAGGTATAAAAACAAACCATTTGAAATAAAAAGCACTTTAGATGGATTTTTATATGTAGCTGCGAGTAATTTATGGAAAAGAGAATTAAATAAAAGAAAAAGAGAAGTAACAAATGATAAAGTTATTGAACTACTAAGTGAAGAGGATGATATAGTAATGGCGTCTTTGGAGCAAGAAAAATGGGAGCTTTTTCAAGAAAAACTGAATGATATTTCAGAGAATTGTAAAGCTCTTTTAAAACTTTTTTTCAAGAAAGTACCTTACAAAGAAATTGTTGTACAACTAGGTTATAAGACTGATAACGTGGTAAGACAGCGTATTTTCAATTGTAAATCACAATTAACAAAGGCCATTCAAAATGATGCAAGGTTTAACGAATTCAATTAA
- a CDS encoding SMI1/KNR4 family protein yields MEFENSKEAITLEDLNNFESEYKVLLPESYKNHLLKYNGGFPALDIYFGNFNVPIDSFLSLKNGTQTIEKSIKSLEHVLNEGEIPFARTTSGTIFMSLKEEKSGGIYVAYSEWEPELLAESFEDFINGFHEGEI; encoded by the coding sequence ATGGAATTTGAAAATTCTAAAGAAGCAATTACACTAGAAGATTTAAATAACTTTGAATCGGAATATAAAGTATTATTACCTGAATCTTATAAAAACCATCTTTTAAAATATAATGGAGGATTTCCAGCTTTAGATATTTATTTTGGAAACTTTAATGTTCCTATTGATTCTTTTTTATCATTGAAAAATGGTACTCAAACAATAGAAAAATCTATTAAATCATTAGAACATGTTTTAAATGAAGGTGAAATTCCTTTTGCTAGAACTACTAGCGGAACTATATTCATGAGTTTGAAAGAAGAAAAATCTGGAGGTATTTATGTAGCTTATTCTGAATGGGAACCTGAATTGCTAGCAGAATCTTTTGAGGATTTTATTAACGGTTTTCATGAAGGTGAAATTTAA
- a CDS encoding SMI1/KNR4 family protein, which yields MNFKIDEKTITIEEFNQFEALLEGLKFPDDYKSHMLTYNGGYPEGDYVCFKHPEKVIKVDYLHPIKYGDSAMEYYLMMRNVLPSNQIEIGSIRGGSICISLNQSDYGSISIYYEDVILEKIANSFTDFINGLFKANPETYF from the coding sequence ATGAATTTTAAAATAGATGAAAAAACAATAACCATTGAAGAGTTTAACCAATTTGAAGCTTTATTAGAAGGCTTGAAATTTCCAGATGATTATAAAAGTCATATGTTAACTTATAATGGGGGATATCCTGAAGGAGATTATGTTTGTTTTAAACACCCTGAAAAAGTTATAAAAGTAGATTATTTACACCCAATAAAATATGGAGATTCGGCAATGGAGTATTACTTAATGATGAGGAATGTATTGCCAAGTAATCAAATTGAAATAGGTTCCATAAGAGGTGGAAGTATTTGTATTTCATTAAATCAGTCTGATTACGGTAGTATTTCAATTTACTATGAAGATGTAATTCTTGAGAAAATTGCAAATTCATTTACCGATTTCATTAACGGATTGTTTAAAGCTAATCCAGAAACATATTTTTAG
- a CDS encoding SMI1/KNR4 family protein has protein sequence MNFKIDEKTITIEEFNEFEVLLEGLKLPDDYKSHMLTYNGGYPDGDYVCFRNPNRIIELEYFHPIKYGSDTMEYYLFMRKVLPKNHISIGIISGGRISLSLSELDYGSVYISYEDVIPEKIASSFTEFINGLFEADPDSYF, from the coding sequence ATGAATTTTAAAATAGATGAAAAAACAATAACCATTGAAGAGTTTAACGAATTTGAAGTTTTGTTAGAAGGCTTGAAATTGCCAGATGATTATAAAAGTCATATGTTAACTTATAATGGAGGTTATCCAGATGGAGATTATGTGTGTTTTAGGAATCCAAATAGAATAATTGAATTAGAATATTTTCACCCTATAAAGTATGGAAGTGATACAATGGAATATTATTTGTTTATGAGAAAGGTTCTTCCTAAAAACCATATATCAATAGGTATTATTTCAGGAGGAAGGATAAGTCTTTCATTAAGCGAATTAGATTATGGTTCGGTGTATATATCCTATGAAGATGTAATTCCTGAAAAAATAGCAAGTTCATTTACTGAGTTTATTAACGGATTGTTTGAGGCTGACCCAGACTCTTATTTTTAG
- a CDS encoding SMI1/KNR4 family protein translates to MKEFNNYYDNISTIELEELEKLIGARLPSDYKEHMLKFNGGKVPHDKDYIINYNNQDFFLSGFYTLKHGVSNIEDYYNNKHSFLYPKLLPIGVIVGGYLALGYKEENYGEVYVYFSDSLPFKVANSFGAFIDNIEEQEADI, encoded by the coding sequence ATGAAGGAATTTAATAATTATTACGATAATATTAGTACGATTGAATTGGAAGAATTAGAAAAATTAATAGGAGCAAGATTACCTTCTGATTATAAGGAGCATATGCTAAAGTTTAATGGAGGAAAAGTTCCTCATGATAAAGATTATATTATCAATTATAATAATCAAGATTTTTTTTTAAGTGGTTTTTATACATTAAAACACGGAGTAAGTAATATTGAAGATTATTATAATAATAAACATAGTTTTTTGTATCCAAAATTATTACCTATTGGAGTTATTGTAGGTGGGTATTTAGCCTTAGGATATAAAGAAGAAAACTATGGAGAAGTTTATGTTTATTTTTCAGATAGCTTACCTTTTAAAGTGGCTAATTCTTTTGGTGCTTTTATAGATAATATAGAAGAACAAGAAGCTGATATTTAA